In Blattabacterium cuenoti, a single window of DNA contains:
- a CDS encoding Mrp/NBP35 family ATP-binding protein — MSDLVSQKQQIIKALETVFIENKKQNIIQSGMVEKIDIDENEIIIFIKLNNPTMHVKQKLKQTIFKTIDIYNNNIKQKVRLEIANKLNYRNNNNKKFTGIKNIIAIASGKGGVGKSIVSTNISVTLANMGFHVGLLDADIYGPSIPILFNIKEKDFYYGIIKKNECTESYIMKPIIKNKVHIQSIGFFSKAGQAIVWRGPMASKALHQLIHETEWGYLDFLIIDLPPGTSDIHLSILQDLSMTGVVMVSTPQKLSLSDVHRSIGMFRINTIYVPIIGIIENMSSFIDNSQPLFEQNTVKEFAIKLDLFFLGKIPMIKKIQEYSDLGIPVVLKNYKVKQIFLQITKNIIRKLDELVE; from the coding sequence ATGAGTGATTTGGTTTCACAAAAACAACAAATTATAAAAGCATTAGAAACTGTTTTTATAGAAAATAAAAAACAAAATATTATTCAATCTGGAATGGTTGAAAAAATAGATATTGATGAAAATGAAATTATTATTTTCATAAAATTAAATAATCCTACGATGCATGTAAAACAAAAATTGAAACAAACAATTTTTAAAACTATAGACATCTATAATAACAATATAAAACAAAAAGTGCGATTAGAAATCGCAAATAAATTAAATTATCGAAATAACAATAATAAAAAATTTACTGGCATCAAAAATATTATAGCAATAGCTTCTGGAAAGGGTGGTGTTGGAAAATCTATAGTTTCTACTAATATTTCTGTAACTTTAGCAAACATGGGATTTCACGTAGGTTTATTGGATGCCGATATTTATGGACCGTCTATTCCTATTTTGTTTAATATAAAAGAAAAAGATTTCTATTATGGTATAATTAAAAAAAACGAATGTACTGAAAGTTATATAATGAAACCTATTATAAAAAATAAAGTACATATTCAATCTATAGGATTTTTTTCTAAAGCTGGACAGGCTATAGTTTGGAGAGGCCCGATGGCTAGTAAAGCATTACATCAATTAATTCATGAAACTGAATGGGGATATTTAGATTTTTTAATTATTGATCTTCCACCTGGAACAAGTGATATACACTTGTCTATTTTACAAGATTTATCTATGACAGGGGTTGTTATGGTTAGTACACCACAAAAATTATCATTATCAGATGTTCATAGATCTATTGGTATGTTTCGTATTAATACCATATATGTTCCGATCATAGGAATTATAGAAAATATGTCGTCTTTTATTGACAACAGTCAACCTTTATTTGAACAAAATACAGTAAAAGAATTTGCCATAAAATTAGATTTATTTTTTTTAGGAAAGATCCCAATGATTAAAAAAATTCAAGAATATTCTGATTTAGGCATTCCAGTTGTTTTAAAAAATTACAAAGTAAAACAAATTTTTTTGCAAATAACAAAAAATATTATACGTAAATTAGATGAATTGGTTGAATGA
- the ruvA gene encoding Holliday junction branch migration protein RuvA — MITHLRGKLIEKNQSNLIIDCNGVGYYIYISVYTYYSLSEQKNGKEIIIYTYLFTKEHKQLLYGFFDKIERKMFSHLISVNGIGPSSAINLLSYLTPNEIEQSIYKEDPEVFIKIKGIGNKTAKRIIIELKDKMDPVIITQNTKNEYQYKQQEALRALITLGFSHKDSKKVLDHVINKNPKLDLENIIKESLKEL, encoded by the coding sequence GTGATAACACATTTAAGAGGAAAATTAATAGAAAAAAATCAATCTAATTTAATTATAGATTGTAACGGAGTTGGATATTATATATATATATCTGTATATACTTATTATTCTTTGTCAGAACAAAAAAATGGGAAAGAAATTATCATATATACTTATCTGTTTACGAAAGAACATAAACAGTTATTGTACGGTTTTTTTGATAAAATAGAAAGAAAAATGTTCTCACATTTAATTTCAGTGAATGGAATAGGGCCAAGTTCAGCTATAAATTTATTATCTTACTTAACTCCAAATGAAATAGAACAATCTATATATAAAGAGGATCCAGAAGTATTTATAAAAATTAAAGGAATTGGAAATAAAACTGCAAAAAGAATAATTATAGAACTTAAAGATAAAATGGACCCAGTTATTATTACTCAAAATACAAAAAATGAATATCAATACAAACAACAAGAAGCTTTAAGAGCTTTAATAACACTTGGGTTTTCTCATAAAGACTCTAAAAAAGTTTTGGATCATGTTATAAATAAAAATCCAAAATTGGATTTAGAAAATATTATCAAGGAATCTTTAAAAGAATTGTAA
- the pheS gene encoding phenylalanine--tRNA ligase subunit alpha, giving the protein MEIQQKIEQIKEEIKVFDAKSDSELESFRIKFLGKKNGILTLLFKKLKNFSIQDKKYFGKIINNLKKQVKEKIQLKKFQKKEKIPHFDPTLPGTYKQIGSMHPISILIHRIIDLFSKIGFSVVEGPEIEDDWHNFTALNIPPEHPSREMQDTFFLYKHINSLLRTHTSSVQIRYMKKHVPPFRIISLGKVYRNETISTHSHFMFHQAEGFYIDKKVTFLDLKQTILYLIHSIFGDITKVRFRPSYFPFTEPSAEVDIYFGKTMGWIEIMGCGMIDPEVLKNVNIDSEIYSGFAFGIGIERLSILIYKINDIRIYFENDINFLRHFQSDF; this is encoded by the coding sequence ATGGAAATACAACAAAAAATAGAACAAATAAAAGAAGAAATCAAAGTATTTGATGCAAAAAGTGATTCTGAATTAGAATCATTTAGAATTAAATTTTTAGGTAAAAAAAATGGTATTTTAACTTTATTATTTAAAAAATTAAAAAATTTTTCTATTCAAGACAAAAAGTATTTTGGAAAAATTATTAATAATTTAAAAAAACAGGTAAAAGAAAAAATACAATTAAAAAAATTTCAAAAAAAAGAAAAGATACCTCATTTTGATCCAACTTTACCAGGGACATATAAACAAATAGGATCTATGCATCCTATATCTATTTTAATACATAGAATCATAGATTTATTTTCTAAAATTGGATTTTCTGTTGTAGAAGGACCTGAAATAGAAGATGATTGGCATAATTTTACAGCTTTAAATATTCCACCAGAACATCCATCTAGAGAAATGCAAGACACTTTTTTCCTATATAAACATATAAATAGTTTACTGAGAACACATACATCTTCTGTACAAATACGATATATGAAAAAACATGTTCCACCTTTTAGAATAATATCTTTAGGAAAAGTATATAGAAATGAGACAATATCTACACATTCTCATTTTATGTTTCACCAAGCGGAAGGATTTTATATCGATAAAAAAGTTACTTTTTTAGATTTGAAACAAACTATTCTATATTTAATACATTCTATTTTTGGTGATATAACAAAAGTCAGATTTCGCCCTTCATATTTTCCATTTACAGAACCAAGTGCAGAAGTGGACATATATTTTGGAAAAACAATGGGTTGGATAGAAATTATGGGTTGTGGAATGATAGATCCAGAAGTATTAAAAAACGTAAATATTGATTCAGAAATTTACTCAGGATTTGCTTTTGGAATAGGGATAGAAAGACTTTCTATATTAATTTATAAAATTAATGATATAAGAATTTATTTTGAGAATGATATTAATTTTTTACGGCACTTTCAATCTGATTTTTAA
- a CDS encoding YtxH domain-containing protein, with protein MKKNGNFIFGVIFGSLAVLILSKFFSSKSKEDKMINMFGETTEKIKENFKELVKKFGKIVKEMKYNFEHNKCCSKKNKTDKIDQVEEELGT; from the coding sequence ATGAAAAAAAATGGAAATTTTATTTTTGGAGTCATTTTTGGTTCTTTAGCAGTCTTAATATTAAGTAAATTTTTTTCATCAAAATCAAAAGAAGATAAAATGATAAATATGTTTGGAGAAACAACGGAAAAAATCAAAGAAAATTTTAAAGAACTTGTAAAAAAGTTTGGAAAAATAGTTAAAGAAATGAAATATAATTTTGAACATAATAAATGTTGTAGTAAGAAAAATAAAACAGACAAAATAGATCAAGTAGAGGAAGAATTGGGGACATAG
- a CDS encoding 4'-phosphopantetheinyl transferase family protein has protein sequence MYIDNIRTTTLHTQIIVFRWEYLKNNYLEPVILSDKEKKHFFSLSEKRKKEYLGIRYALKYIGINNNIFYNHKRKPFIENEEKNKYISFSHSFEKIAIAVSSYHIGIDIEKLRQDKKILKIKKKFLREDESIFINPHYEEDYLHIIWGIKESLYKLEGGQFYSFLDHYKVSPFCIDTNYKTSSISCWVIKESYSKKFSAFYRKIDDHYLVYIIDFK, from the coding sequence ATGTACATTGATAATATTCGTACTACTACATTACACACACAAATTATTGTTTTTAGATGGGAATATTTAAAAAACAATTATTTAGAACCTGTAATTCTTTCAGATAAAGAAAAAAAACATTTTTTTTCTTTATCTGAAAAAAGAAAAAAAGAATATTTAGGGATACGTTATGCTCTAAAATATATAGGCATTAATAACAATATTTTTTATAATCATAAAAGAAAACCATTTATTGAAAATGAAGAAAAAAATAAATATATTTCATTTAGTCATTCTTTTGAGAAGATAGCAATAGCTGTCAGTTCATATCATATAGGGATAGATATAGAAAAATTGAGACAAGACAAAAAAATATTGAAAATTAAGAAAAAATTTTTGAGAGAAGATGAATCAATTTTTATTAATCCTCATTATGAAGAAGATTATTTGCATATTATATGGGGAATTAAAGAAAGTTTATATAAATTAGAGGGAGGTCAATTTTATAGTTTTTTAGATCATTATAAAGTATCTCCTTTTTGTATAGATACAAATTATAAAACTTCTTCTATATCTTGTTGGGTAATTAAGGAATCCTATAGTAAAAAATTTTCTGCTTTTTATCGAAAAATAGATGATCATTATTTAGTTTATATTATAGATTTTAAATAA
- the murB gene encoding UDP-N-acetylmuramate dehydrogenase gives MYIKNNFCIQKLNTFGIMVYAHYFLTIKNIKDLHNLHILGNIYPKIPKFFLGNGSNILFINNYYPGIVVKMEISGKKVIYEKKHQVIVQAFCGENWNNFVNWTIKKGFGGLENLSHIPGTVGAAPIQNIGAYGTEIKDVLLEVQVYEINKDKFIIFSKNECKLKYRYSFFKHPSYINQFIIVSVSFLLRKRYHNINTSYLEVQQELENLKIKQPTIYDVSLAIYNIRTKKLPNPKKIGNAGSFFKNPIVNKLKFNKLKDKYPTIKGIQVSKQKAKLSASSLIETIGWKGKKIGNVGSYKKQPIILVNYGNASGKEIYCFSKKIIQNIKTKFNITLSLEVDIIK, from the coding sequence ATGTATATAAAAAATAATTTTTGTATTCAAAAACTGAATACATTTGGCATAATGGTATATGCACATTACTTTTTAACTATTAAAAATATAAAAGATTTACATAATCTACATATATTAGGCAATATATATCCAAAAATACCAAAATTTTTTTTAGGAAATGGTAGCAACATATTATTTATAAATAATTATTATCCTGGAATTGTAGTAAAAATGGAAATATCCGGAAAAAAAGTAATATATGAAAAAAAACATCAAGTTATTGTTCAAGCTTTTTGTGGCGAAAATTGGAATAATTTTGTTAATTGGACAATAAAAAAAGGATTTGGTGGTTTAGAAAATTTATCTCATATTCCTGGAACAGTTGGCGCTGCTCCAATACAAAATATTGGAGCATATGGAACAGAAATAAAAGATGTATTATTGGAAGTTCAAGTATATGAAATAAATAAAGATAAATTTATAATATTTTCAAAAAATGAATGTAAACTAAAATACCGTTATTCTTTTTTTAAGCATCCATCTTATATAAATCAATTCATTATCGTATCTGTTTCTTTTTTATTAAGAAAAAGATATCATAATATAAATACTTCTTATCTTGAAGTTCAACAAGAATTAGAAAATCTGAAAATTAAACAACCTACTATTTACGATGTAAGCCTAGCTATCTATAATATAAGAACCAAAAAACTTCCAAATCCAAAAAAAATAGGAAATGCAGGAAGTTTTTTCAAAAATCCTATTGTTAATAAATTAAAGTTTAATAAATTAAAAGATAAATATCCAACTATAAAAGGTATTCAAGTTTCTAAACAAAAAGCAAAATTATCTGCAAGTTCATTGATTGAAACAATTGGGTGGAAAGGTAAAAAAATTGGTAATGTAGGATCATATAAAAAACAACCGATAATTTTAGTCAATTATGGAAACGCTAGTGGAAAAGAAATATACTGTTTTTCAAAAAAAATAATACAAAATATAAAAACAAAATTTAATATAACATTATCACTCGAAGTAGATATAATAAAATAA
- a CDS encoding CvpA family protein — MNNITDIIIVLIFLYSGYSGYQKGLIDQLFKFIILFIILYKGIIVFQLVSKVVSEYVLHNHELVNKNQLLFYIYSIYFLMIIFISFSIKKIIEILLKTTCGPFINKILGSLLGITNSFVYISILISFLKEMNNKIHFIPYKYFHKFFFEEEFQYIFLIFKNVFIFFLKKMAALYDIL; from the coding sequence ATGAATAATATTACAGACATAATTATTGTATTAATATTTTTATATAGTGGATATTCTGGATATCAGAAAGGATTAATTGATCAACTATTTAAGTTTATTATACTATTTATTATCCTATATAAAGGAATTATTGTTTTTCAGTTAGTTTCTAAAGTTGTTTCAGAATATGTTCTTCATAATCATGAACTTGTAAATAAAAATCAATTATTATTTTATATTTATTCTATATATTTTTTGATGATAATATTTATATCTTTTTCAATTAAAAAAATAATAGAAATTTTATTAAAAACGACTTGTGGTCCTTTTATTAATAAAATATTAGGAAGTTTACTAGGAATTACAAACTCTTTTGTTTATATCTCTATATTAATTTCTTTTTTGAAAGAAATGAATAATAAAATTCATTTCATTCCTTATAAATATTTTCACAAATTCTTCTTTGAAGAAGAATTTCAATATATTTTCTTGATATTTAAAAATGTTTTTATATTTTTTTTAAAAAAAATGGCAGCATTGTATGATATACTTTAA
- the rlmB gene encoding 23S rRNA (guanosine(2251)-2'-O)-methyltransferase RlmB: protein MKTFQIIYGIHPLIEAIKEKKIIKKLFFQKEINIKIGANYKKLLYLSKQMNIPVHFVSKHRFDHDQLKYKNHQGVFALLSPIKTFNIKNLLPTFYKQHKNPLLLVLDRITDVKNFGSIIRTAACSGVHSIIIPNKSTARINSDSIKTSSGALFKIPICKENNIQTTIRYLIKSGLQIISATEKSDISWYKIDFSGPTAIILGNEENGISSKYLKLSSYQVKIPLSIQGISSLNVSVVCGILLYEVFRQRKIKNQIESAVKN, encoded by the coding sequence ATGAAAACATTTCAAATTATTTATGGAATTCATCCGTTAATAGAAGCTATTAAAGAAAAAAAAATTATAAAAAAATTATTTTTTCAAAAAGAAATTAATATCAAAATAGGAGCCAATTATAAAAAATTACTATACTTGTCGAAACAAATGAATATTCCTGTACATTTTGTTTCTAAACATCGATTTGATCATGATCAATTAAAATATAAAAACCATCAAGGAGTTTTTGCCTTGTTATCACCTATAAAAACTTTTAATATAAAAAACTTACTACCAACATTTTATAAACAACATAAAAATCCACTATTGCTTGTTTTAGATCGCATTACAGACGTAAAAAATTTTGGATCTATTATTCGTACTGCAGCTTGTTCAGGTGTACATTCTATTATTATTCCAAATAAATCTACAGCAAGGATTAATTCCGATTCTATTAAAACTTCTTCAGGGGCTTTATTCAAAATTCCAATATGTAAAGAAAACAACATTCAAACAACTATCAGATATTTAATTAAATCTGGATTACAAATTATCTCAGCAACAGAAAAATCTGATATTTCTTGGTATAAAATAGACTTTTCTGGTCCTACCGCTATTATACTTGGAAATGAAGAAAATGGTATTTCTAGCAAATATTTAAAGTTATCTTCATATCAAGTCAAAATTCCATTATCAATACAAGGCATATCTTCTTTGAATGTTTCAGTAGTTTGTGGAATATTATTATATGAAGTTTTTAGACAAAGAAAAATTAAAAATCAGATTGAAAGTGCCGTAAAAAATTAA
- the ftsZ gene encoding cell division protein FtsZ, whose amino-acid sequence MKKENVIIQQKTENNNNQKDNIKGLNKNRSASIKVIGVGGGGSNALSYMFEQGINGVDFIACNTDSQALQNNPVPLKIQLGASITEGLGAGADPEIGEKAALESLEEIKNILDSNTKMTFITAGMGGGTGTGAAPIIAGISKEKGILTVGIVTIPFHFEGKMRLQQAQKGIESLRKNVDSLIVINNDKLRELYGNLGFKAGFAKADEVLTTAAKGIAEVITHHYKQNIDLRDTRTVLKESGTAIMGSAISIGENRAKEAVIQALDSPLLNDNKITGAKNVLLLIVSGKIEITIDEIGIISDYIQAEAGNNANIIMGLGEDEKLEESISVTIVATGFPTEVQRFINHEEKKIFHKLEDNKKLKQDGIHPYSIIDTEPYKKKPGYYKQSTSENLDTYSLDNNNKNDSFFNQINKNGNNTINEKKQIQYYKTQEHKKKYLLEDHFDLPIYSNYNEDLNNNNNNHTQKK is encoded by the coding sequence ATGAAAAAAGAAAATGTTATTATACAACAAAAAACAGAAAATAATAATAATCAAAAAGACAATATTAAAGGGTTGAATAAAAATCGTTCTGCCTCCATAAAGGTTATTGGAGTTGGAGGTGGTGGAAGCAATGCATTGAGTTATATGTTTGAACAAGGAATTAACGGAGTTGATTTTATAGCGTGTAATACAGATTCTCAAGCTTTGCAAAATAATCCAGTGCCTTTAAAAATTCAATTAGGGGCTTCTATTACAGAGGGCTTAGGAGCTGGAGCAGATCCAGAAATTGGAGAAAAAGCAGCTCTAGAGAGTTTAGAAGAGATAAAAAATATTTTAGATTCTAATACCAAAATGACTTTTATAACAGCTGGAATGGGAGGTGGAACAGGAACAGGCGCCGCACCAATTATTGCAGGTATTTCAAAAGAAAAAGGAATATTAACTGTAGGTATAGTGACTATTCCGTTTCACTTTGAAGGCAAAATGAGATTGCAACAAGCTCAAAAAGGAATAGAATCTTTAAGAAAAAATGTAGATTCATTGATTGTTATAAATAATGATAAATTAAGAGAATTATATGGTAACCTTGGATTTAAAGCAGGATTTGCTAAAGCAGATGAAGTATTAACTACTGCAGCAAAAGGAATTGCAGAAGTTATTACACATCATTATAAACAAAATATTGATTTAAGAGATACCAGAACAGTATTAAAAGAAAGTGGAACTGCAATTATGGGATCAGCTATTTCTATAGGAGAAAATAGAGCAAAAGAAGCAGTTATACAAGCATTGGATTCTCCTCTTTTAAATGATAATAAAATAACTGGAGCAAAAAATGTTCTTTTGCTAATAGTTTCAGGAAAAATTGAAATTACAATAGATGAAATAGGAATAATTAGTGATTATATTCAAGCAGAAGCTGGAAATAATGCAAATATTATTATGGGATTAGGAGAAGATGAAAAATTAGAAGAAAGTATTTCCGTAACTATAGTAGCGACTGGATTTCCTACAGAAGTACAAAGATTTATTAATCATGAAGAAAAGAAAATATTTCATAAGTTAGAGGATAATAAAAAATTAAAACAAGATGGAATACATCCTTATTCTATAATCGATACGGAGCCATATAAAAAAAAACCTGGATACTACAAACAAAGTACATCTGAAAATTTAGATACTTATTCTTTAGATAACAATAACAAAAATGACTCTTTTTTTAATCAGATTAATAAGAATGGTAATAACACTATTAATGAAAAAAAACAAATTCAGTATTATAAAACACAAGAACATAAAAAAAAATACTTACTTGAAGATCATTTTGATCTTCCTATTTATTCTAATTATAACGAAGACTTAAATAATAATAATAATAATCATACTCAAAAAAAATAA
- the hisS gene encoding histidine--tRNA ligase codes for MDDFVIPKGTRDFSSIEIKKRNYLIKIIREKFEIFGFSPIETPSFENLSTLMEKYGQEGDYLIFKLLRSGDILKNKLLNYLNNNKNNFDIINYTTIIKEISNKGLRYDLTVPFVRYVSMHRNEITFPFKRYQIQPVWRADNPQQGRFREFYQCDADMIGSQSVSSLWQEIDFLKLCDEIFNALNFSVIININHIDILKGLAEISGIKNHLWKDFIASLDKWNKMGKHVVKHEMIQKGISYKSFEKISIFFDMKEDFDKKIDIIIKAFQYSKTGIKGVKDISFIFQNMNKLSLKKIKLQWNMSLSRGMNYYTGTIFEITAKSIIKKQNDVVKHKQSIGGGGRYDKLSSYFGMKNFSGIGISFGLDRIYIYMEKHNLFSIINNCKFPPSKVLFINFGETEVIHAYHMISCLRDHGISTQLYPNAISIKKQFLYADKNNIPFTISIGKQEIENKKIKVKNINNRIEIEYDNLQNVIQHLTSYFKSNASLFVE; via the coding sequence ATGGATGATTTTGTAATTCCAAAAGGAACTAGAGATTTTTCATCTATAGAAATTAAAAAAAGAAATTACTTAATTAAAATTATTAGAGAAAAATTTGAGATTTTTGGGTTTTCTCCTATAGAAACTCCTTCTTTTGAAAATTTATCCACTCTTATGGAAAAATATGGACAAGAAGGAGATTATTTAATATTTAAATTACTTCGTTCTGGGGATATTTTAAAAAATAAACTTTTAAATTATTTAAATAATAACAAAAATAATTTTGATATTATTAATTATACTACTATAATTAAAGAAATATCTAACAAGGGATTAAGATATGACTTAACAGTTCCCTTTGTTCGTTATGTATCTATGCATAGAAATGAAATAACTTTTCCTTTTAAACGATATCAAATACAACCTGTATGGAGAGCTGATAATCCACAACAAGGAAGGTTTAGAGAATTTTATCAATGTGATGCAGATATGATAGGATCTCAATCTGTTTCTTCATTATGGCAAGAAATTGATTTTTTGAAATTATGTGATGAGATTTTTAATGCATTAAATTTTTCTGTTATTATCAATATTAACCATATAGATATTTTAAAAGGATTAGCAGAAATATCTGGTATAAAAAATCATCTATGGAAAGATTTTATTGCTTCTTTAGATAAATGGAATAAAATGGGAAAACATGTAGTGAAACACGAAATGATACAAAAAGGAATTTCGTATAAGTCTTTTGAAAAGATATCTATTTTTTTTGATATGAAAGAAGATTTTGACAAAAAAATAGATATTATAATCAAAGCTTTTCAATATTCCAAAACAGGAATAAAAGGAGTGAAAGATATTAGTTTTATATTTCAAAATATGAATAAGTTGTCTTTAAAAAAGATCAAATTACAATGGAACATGTCTTTATCAAGAGGAATGAATTATTATACAGGAACTATATTTGAAATCACAGCTAAATCTATTATAAAAAAACAAAATGATGTAGTAAAACATAAACAATCTATCGGAGGTGGAGGAAGATATGATAAATTATCTAGTTATTTTGGAATGAAAAATTTTTCTGGTATAGGAATTTCTTTTGGATTAGATAGAATATATATATATATGGAAAAACATAATTTATTTTCTATAATTAATAATTGCAAATTTCCACCATCAAAAGTATTATTTATTAATTTTGGAGAAACAGAAGTGATACATGCATATCATATGATAAGTTGTTTAAGAGATCATGGAATTTCTACTCAATTATATCCTAATGCAATCAGTATAAAAAAACAATTTTTGTATGCTGATAAAAATAATATTCCATTTACCATTAGTATAGGCAAACAAGAGATAGAAAATAAAAAAATAAAAGTAAAAAATATCAACAATAGAATTGAAATAGAATATGATAATTTACAAAATGTAATTCAACATTTAACTTCTTATTTTAAATCAAATGCAAGTTTATTTGTTGAATAA
- the ftsA gene encoding cell division protein FtsA, with protein MEYQDIAIGLDVGTTKIVAMVGRKNEYNKIEILGIGRSKSIGVHRGVVNNITQTIESIREAVNEAEHSSGLKIKEVIVGIAGQHIRSLQHSDYITRLDFENVINIKDIQQLIDQVHKLVMLPGEEIIHVLPQEYKVDSQAEICEPIGMYGNRLEANFHVVVGQISSIRNIGICVKAAGLNLAGMTLEPLASAEAVLNTEEREAGVALVDIGGGTTDLAIFKDNIIRHTAVIPFGGNMITENIKTDCLIIERQAELLKVKFGSAWPGENKETEIVCIPGLRGRDPKEISLKRLSRIIHSRVSEILEQVNIELKTYGNEEHKKRLIAGIVMTGGGSQLKHLRPLTEYITGMDVRIGYSNEHIYGLGNGMISNPEYATSIGLVIRGLKDKNHKIFNYSTEIEETNQVFKKNKHNRFSSYKWNFHNKTSQYKNKSKSFFEIWADKFRQILNDTE; from the coding sequence ATGGAATATCAAGATATAGCTATTGGTCTAGATGTTGGGACTACGAAGATTGTAGCTATGGTAGGAAGAAAAAATGAATATAATAAAATTGAAATTTTAGGAATTGGAAGATCTAAAAGTATAGGAGTACATAGAGGAGTAGTTAACAATATTACTCAAACTATTGAATCAATTAGAGAAGCTGTAAATGAAGCGGAACATAGTTCTGGATTAAAGATAAAAGAGGTTATTGTTGGTATTGCTGGTCAGCATATTAGAAGTCTTCAACATAGTGATTATATCACTAGATTAGATTTTGAAAATGTTATTAATATAAAAGATATACAACAATTAATTGATCAGGTTCATAAACTTGTTATGCTTCCAGGAGAAGAAATAATTCATGTTCTTCCACAAGAATATAAAGTTGATAGTCAAGCAGAAATATGTGAACCAATTGGAATGTATGGAAATAGATTAGAAGCTAATTTTCATGTAGTAGTAGGTCAGATTTCTTCTATTAGAAATATTGGTATATGTGTGAAAGCAGCTGGACTCAATTTAGCTGGTATGACTTTAGAACCTCTAGCTTCTGCAGAAGCTGTTTTGAATACAGAAGAAAGAGAAGCAGGAGTTGCTTTGGTTGATATAGGAGGAGGAACTACTGATTTAGCTATATTTAAAGATAATATTATTCGTCATACTGCTGTGATTCCTTTTGGAGGAAATATGATAACTGAAAATATCAAAACAGATTGTTTAATTATTGAAAGACAAGCAGAATTATTAAAAGTCAAGTTTGGATCTGCTTGGCCAGGAGAGAATAAAGAAACAGAAATTGTTTGTATTCCTGGATTAAGAGGAAGAGATCCTAAAGAAATTTCTTTAAAACGTCTTTCTAGAATTATTCATTCTAGAGTAAGTGAAATTTTGGAACAAGTTAATATCGAATTAAAAACTTATGGAAATGAAGAACACAAGAAAAGACTTATAGCAGGAATAGTTATGACAGGAGGGGGATCACAATTAAAACATCTTCGTCCGTTAACAGAATATATTACAGGAATGGATGTACGTATTGGATATTCTAATGAACATATTTATGGATTAGGAAATGGAATGATTAGTAATCCAGAATATGCTACATCTATAGGATTAGTAATTAGGGGATTGAAAGATAAAAATCACAAAATTTTTAACTATTCTACAGAAATAGAAGAAACTAATCAGGTTTTCAAAAAAAATAAACATAATAGATTTTCTTCTTATAAATGGAATTTTCATAATAAAACTTCACAATATAAAAATAAATCAAAATCTTTTTTTGAAATTTGGGCAGATAAGTTTCGTCAAATACTGAATGATACAGAATAA